The DNA sequence ACTGTATATTGTAAAACAGTAGGCGTTACATATTTTACTGTTTTGTTGTGGGTGAAGATTTAAGCAAGGGAGGGACGGTCTATGTGTAAGTTAATGATTGTACTGTTGATTTCGGGAGTTTTATTTGGTGGTTACGGAAGAGCTGACTCGGTCTGTTATATGCAGCCGGTAGGTTGGAAAATTTTCTCTTCTGAGACACCAGTAAGCAATTTTACTGTTCAGGGAAATCTGCTCTGGTATTCAAATGAGGAAGGAGTTTTCTCGTTTGATAAAAGACGTAACACGCTTCAGAGTTACTCAGATTTGGGTGGTATTTCAGCCTCTGATGTCAGCAGTATGACCGTTGATGCCGCAGGACGGGTTTGGATTGGAGGACCTGAAGGGGTTGCGGTCAGAGATGGTGGTTTTAAAGTTTACAACGAACAGAATGGGCTTCCTGCCAGCAACGTGCTCTCTCTTGTGGCACAGACCTCAGGTCCTGTTTGGGTGGGTACAGAAGACGGATTGGCTCAGTACAATAACGGAAACTGGGTGATATTCAAAACTGAGGACGGCTTGGCCAGTAACAGAATTCAGGCTCTGGCAGTTGATAGCAGTGGCTCTGTTTGGGCTGGAACAAATCGTGGAATATCTGTTTATAACGGAAGTAACTGGACCACTTACGATATGAATAACGGCTTATCATGGAATGATACCAGAGCCCTTGCAGTAGACAGCAGGGAAGGCACGGTCTGGGCTGCTGTCGGCGAGAGAGATATTAACTGTTTCAATGGTGAAAACTGGCGCATTTTTATGCAGATTGAACCTGATATTACTTCGATAATGGCAGACACACACAGCAGAATTTGGTTTGGCACCAAAAACGGGTTATTGCGATTCAATGGTCAGGAGTGGATTGATGACTCGGAGAGGTTTGGTTTCCAGGTAGAGCAGGTTTCAGGGATGTATAGGGATAGTCAGGGGAATCTGTGGTATGGAATCGAGTCGGGAGTGCTGAAATTCGATAATCCTTACCCTTTTTAATCGGCATGGTAATTGCGATTATAGACTTCCGCTCTGGGTTTGGAGCTCCCTTTTCAGGATTGTAAAGTTGTTTTAGGCAGTAACTGTAGTTCAAAATTTCCCAAATTTGCAATTTCACTATGCAGGTTTGGGAATTAGTTTTTGCAGGGCCAAAAAAATATTACTGAACAATTTCATCATCTGCTTTTCAGGGAGGAGTTTTATTCGTATGGGAAAGATCAAGATAGCGATTGTGGGGGTAGGTAATTGTACCAGTTCTCTTCTCCAGGGCATAGAGTATTACCGCAACAGAAGTGCTGAGGAGGCTATAGGACTGATGCACTGGGACATCGGTGGGTATTGTCCCGGTGATATCGAAGTTGTTGCGGCTTTCGATATAGACAGACGCAAAGTAGGTATGGATATTAACAGGGCAATTTTTTCCAAACCCAATTCTACCACGGTTTTCTGTCCCGATATGCCCGAGTCAGGAGTGGTGGTTGAGATGGGACAGGTGTTGGACGGGGTTTCAGAGCATATGGCTGACTATGACGAAAATGAGTCATTTCTCATGTGTGAAAATGAACAGCCGGATCAGCAGAAAGTAGTACAGATCCTTAAAAACTCCGGTGCTGAGATGTTGCTTAATTATCTGCCGGTCGGTTCTGAGGAAGCTACAAGATTCTATGCCCAATGTGCTCTGGATGCCGGAATGGGTTTTATAAACAACATTCCCGTCTTTATTGCAAGTGATCCGCAGTGGGCGAAAAAATTTGAAGAGCAGAATTTGCCGATCATTGGAGATGATATCAAGGCTCAGCTGGGCGCAACTATCACTCACCGAACCCTTACTGATCTTTTCAACAAAAGGGGAGTGAAGCTTGAGCGCACATATCAGCTTAATACCGGCGGAAACACCGATTTTCTGAATATGCTTAATAAAAGCAGACTCAAATCAAAAAAAGAGTCCAAAACGGAAGCGGTTCAGGCTGTAACTGCACAGCGACTTACAGACAGAGATATTCATGTGGGACCAAGCGATTACGTTCCCTGGCAAAACGATCAGAAGATATGTTTCATCCGTATGGAAGGAAAAATGTTCGGTGATGTTCCAATGAATCTTGAGTTAAGACTTTCTGTTGAAGATTCGCCCAATTCCGCAGGTGTGGCGATAGATTCTATTCGCTGCTGCAAACTGGCACTTAATGCCCGCAGGGGTGGAGTGCTCAATGCTCCCTCATCATATTTCTGTAAACATCC is a window from the Chitinispirillum alkaliphilum genome containing:
- a CDS encoding Inositol-1-phosphate synthase — protein: MGKIKIAIVGVGNCTSSLLQGIEYYRNRSAEEAIGLMHWDIGGYCPGDIEVVAAFDIDRRKVGMDINRAIFSKPNSTTVFCPDMPESGVVVEMGQVLDGVSEHMADYDENESFLMCENEQPDQQKVVQILKNSGAEMLLNYLPVGSEEATRFYAQCALDAGMGFINNIPVFIASDPQWAKKFEEQNLPIIGDDIKAQLGATITHRTLTDLFNKRGVKLERTYQLNTGGNTDFLNMLNKSRLKSKKESKTEAVQAVTAQRLTDRDIHVGPSDYVPWQNDQKICFIRMEGKMFGDVPMNLELRLSVEDSPNSAGVAIDSIRCCKLALNARRGGVLNAPSSYFCKHPPRQCTDEEAYRGVEEFIKEYNVQPTESVLRV
- a CDS encoding Sensor histidine kinase, yielding MCKLMIVLLISGVLFGGYGRADSVCYMQPVGWKIFSSETPVSNFTVQGNLLWYSNEEGVFSFDKRRNTLQSYSDLGGISASDVSSMTVDAAGRVWIGGPEGVAVRDGGFKVYNEQNGLPASNVLSLVAQTSGPVWVGTEDGLAQYNNGNWVIFKTEDGLASNRIQALAVDSSGSVWAGTNRGISVYNGSNWTTYDMNNGLSWNDTRALAVDSREGTVWAAVGERDINCFNGENWRIFMQIEPDITSIMADTHSRIWFGTKNGLLRFNGQEWIDDSERFGFQVEQVSGMYRDSQGNLWYGIESGVLKFDNPYPF